One region of Acidobacteriota bacterium genomic DNA includes:
- a CDS encoding (2Fe-2S) ferredoxin domain-containing protein, producing MDVARRHIFLCCDQTVPKCCDKERSLAAWAFLKRRLKELGLSERGGVLRTKANCLRVCEGGPIAVVYPEGTWYRSCDPDVLDRIIQEHVVHGRPVDDYVIEQNPLARLT from the coding sequence GTGGACGTCGCCCGCCGGCACATCTTTCTCTGCTGCGATCAGACCGTCCCGAAGTGCTGCGACAAGGAGCGGAGCCTTGCCGCGTGGGCCTTCCTGAAGCGCCGCCTCAAGGAGCTCGGCCTCTCGGAGCGGGGCGGCGTGCTCAGGACCAAGGCCAACTGCCTGCGCGTCTGCGAGGGCGGGCCGATTGCCGTCGTCTATCCCGAAGGCACCTGGTACAGGAGCTGCGATCCCGACGTGCTCGACCGGATCATCCAGGAGCACGTGGTCCACGGGCGCCCGGTGGACGACTACGTCATCGAGCAGAACCCGCTTGCGCGTTTGACCTGA